A stretch of Roseovarius sp. M141 DNA encodes these proteins:
- the aceE gene encoding pyruvate dehydrogenase (acetyl-transferring), homodimeric type has protein sequence MTDPTTDIDPIESLEWQEAVEDVILRDGADRAHYLLDKAVQQARAAGANLPFSATTPYQNTIPADDQEAFPGDTEMEWRIRTINRWNAMATVVRRNKESSEYGGHIASFASSAVMYDIGLNHFWRSKSAIHGGDLVFFQGHVIPGIYARSFMEGRLSQEQMDNFRSEVSGEGLSSYPHPWLMPDYWQFPTVSMGLGPLMAIYQARFMKYMHNRGLIDMADRKVWVFLGDGEMDEPESRGAIDLAAREKLDNLIFVVNCNLQRLDGPVRGNSKIVQELEGDFRGAGWNVIKLLWGKGWDELLENDTSGRLRQLMEETVDGDYQTFKSKDGAYIRKHFFGKYPETAALVEEWSDDQIWALRRGGHDPDKVYTAFKRASDNRGTPTCLLIKTVKGYGMGTAGEGQNITHQQKKLAEDQLRAFRDRFDIPVSDADLPNAPLVTLNNAQKAYLGDRRKALGGEFPKREWRDAPKLEIPPLSKFETQLKGTGDREISTTMAFVRVLTTLLRDKNMGKNVVPIVPDESRTFGMEGLFRSAGIYNPEGQKYTPEDADQMMFYKEQTDGQVLQEGINEAGAMADWIAAATSYSNHGVPMVPFFIYYSMFGFQRIGDLAWAAGDSRARGFMLGGTAGRTTLNGEGLQHEDGHSHILASTIPNCISYDPTFSFEVAVLIHHGLQRMFVDQEDVYFYLTLMNENYTHPDMPAGVEDDIIKGLYRLSETKKPGKKHVNLMGSGTILVQALKAAEMLEADFGVTSDIWSATSLNELARDGQDTARWNRLNPLADPRESFVTQQLGRAKGPVICATDYMKNFAEQIRAYVPNRFTVLGTDGFGRSDSRVNLRRFFEVDANHIAAAAMVDLYREGAIAAKDLQAALNKYDIDGAKPNPRLV, from the coding sequence ATGACCGACCCGACGACCGACATTGACCCCATTGAATCGCTGGAATGGCAGGAAGCGGTCGAGGATGTGATCCTGCGTGACGGCGCGGACCGCGCGCATTACCTGCTGGACAAGGCCGTGCAACAGGCGCGCGCAGCGGGTGCCAACCTGCCGTTTTCCGCGACCACGCCCTACCAGAACACCATCCCCGCCGACGATCAGGAGGCGTTTCCCGGCGACACGGAGATGGAATGGCGCATTCGCACCATCAACCGCTGGAACGCCATGGCGACCGTCGTGCGCCGCAACAAGGAAAGCAGCGAATACGGCGGGCATATCGCGTCATTCGCATCTTCGGCGGTGATGTATGATATCGGCCTCAACCATTTCTGGCGCTCGAAATCGGCCATCCATGGCGGCGATCTGGTGTTCTTTCAAGGCCACGTGATTCCCGGTATATATGCGCGCTCCTTCATGGAGGGGCGGCTGAGTCAGGAGCAGATGGACAATTTCCGCTCCGAGGTCTCAGGCGAGGGGCTGAGTTCCTATCCGCATCCGTGGCTGATGCCGGATTATTGGCAGTTTCCGACCGTCTCGATGGGTCTGGGGCCGCTGATGGCAATCTATCAGGCGCGCTTCATGAAATATATGCACAATCGCGGCCTTATCGACATGGCTGACCGCAAGGTCTGGGTATTCCTCGGCGACGGCGAGATGGACGAACCCGAAAGCCGCGGCGCGATTGATCTGGCCGCGCGCGAAAAGCTGGACAATCTCATTTTCGTGGTCAACTGCAATCTTCAGCGCCTTGACGGGCCGGTGCGCGGCAACTCCAAGATCGTGCAGGAGCTGGAGGGTGATTTTCGCGGCGCGGGCTGGAACGTCATCAAATTGCTCTGGGGCAAGGGCTGGGACGAGCTGCTGGAAAACGACACCTCCGGGCGCCTGCGCCAGTTGATGGAGGAAACCGTCGACGGCGATTACCAGACGTTCAAATCCAAGGACGGCGCCTATATCCGCAAGCATTTCTTCGGCAAATATCCCGAAACCGCCGCGCTGGTCGAGGAGTGGAGCGACGATCAGATCTGGGCGCTGCGCCGCGGCGGGCATGATCCCGACAAGGTCTATACCGCCTTCAAACGCGCCAGCGACAATCGCGGCACGCCGACCTGCCTGCTGATAAAGACGGTCAAGGGCTATGGCATGGGGACCGCCGGCGAGGGGCAGAACATCACCCACCAGCAGAAAAAGCTGGCCGAGGATCAACTGCGCGCATTCCGCGACCGTTTCGACATCCCGGTCAGCGACGCGGACCTGCCGAATGCACCCTTGGTCACGCTCAACAACGCGCAAAAGGCGTATCTGGGCGACCGGCGCAAGGCACTGGGCGGCGAGTTCCCCAAGCGCGAGTGGCGTGACGCCCCCAAGCTGGAAATCCCGCCGCTGTCGAAATTCGAGACGCAACTGAAAGGCACCGGAGATCGCGAGATTTCCACGACGATGGCTTTTGTCCGCGTTCTGACCACGCTCTTGCGCGACAAGAATATGGGCAAGAACGTCGTGCCCATCGTGCCGGACGAAAGTCGCACCTTCGGGATGGAGGGGCTGTTCCGCTCTGCGGGCATCTATAACCCCGAGGGGCAGAAATACACGCCCGAAGACGCCGACCAGATGATGTTCTACAAGGAACAGACCGACGGTCAGGTCTTGCAGGAAGGTATCAACGAGGCCGGCGCGATGGCAGACTGGATCGCCGCCGCCACGTCCTATTCCAATCACGGCGTGCCGATGGTGCCGTTCTTCATCTATTATTCGATGTTCGGCTTTCAGCGCATTGGCGATCTGGCCTGGGCCGCAGGCGACAGCCGCGCGCGCGGCTTCATGTTGGGCGGGACGGCAGGGCGCACCACCCTGAACGGCGAGGGTTTGCAGCACGAGGACGGACACAGCCACATTCTGGCGTCGACCATTCCGAACTGCATCAGCTACGATCCGACCTTCAGTTTCGAGGTCGCCGTGCTGATCCATCACGGTCTGCAACGCATGTTCGTCGATCAGGAGGATGTCTATTTCTACCTGACCTTGATGAACGAAAACTACACGCATCCCGATATGCCTGCGGGCGTCGAGGACGACATCATCAAGGGTCTCTACCGCCTGTCCGAGACGAAAAAGCCCGGCAAGAAACATGTCAATCTGATGGGGTCCGGCACGATACTGGTGCAGGCATTGAAGGCTGCCGAAATGCTGGAGGCCGATTTCGGCGTGACCAGCGATATCTGGTCGGCCACCTCGCTGAACGAGCTGGCCCGCGACGGGCAGGACACCGCGCGGTGGAACCGTCTGAACCCGCTGGCCGATCCGCGCGAGTCGTTCGTAACGCAGCAACTCGGCCGCGCCAAGGGGCCTGTGATCTGCGCGACGGATTACATGAAGAACTTTGCCGAGCAGATCCGCGCCTATGTGCCGAACCGCTTTACCGTGCTGGGAACGGACGGGTTCGGCCGCTCGGACAGCCGCGTGAATCTTCGCCGCTTTTTCGAGGTGGACGCGAACCATATCGCCGCTGCCGCCATGGTCGATCTTTACCGCGAGGGGGCGATTGCCGCCAAGGATCTGCAGGCGGCGCTTAATAAATACGACATCGACGGCGCCAAGCCGAACCCGCGCCTTGTGTAA
- a CDS encoding nucleobase:cation symporter-2 family protein, whose translation MADNSIGTPEQLRDPNYFPGLGRGIPLGIQHVLAMFVSNVTPAIIVAGAAGFGFGSNSPDFPELLYLIQMSMLFAGIATLLQTITVGPVGAALPIVQGTSFAFLPIMIPLVAGKGIDGLSALFAGVIIGGIFHACLGTVIGKIRFALPPLVTGLVVTMIGLALVQVGIQYAAGGVPAKMSGAAEYGSLLNWSAALVVIAVTLVLKFFARGMLSVSAVLLGLLVGYGYALLVGILDFGAIGTSWNGAAAFALPQPFKYGFEFSAAAIIGFCLMAFVSAVETVGDVSGITKGGAGREATDAEITGATYADGIGTALAGCFGAFPNTSFSQNVGLIAMTGVMSRHVVTCGAVFLIICGLVPKVGAVIRTVPIEVLGGGVIVMFGMVVAAGISMLSDVDWNRRNMVIFAIALSVGLGLQLEPDAVMHLPDTARILITSGLLPAAFIAIVLNLALPEELADEATEEVSGGWSGHGHGSLPKDDRG comes from the coding sequence GTGGCCGACAATTCCATAGGAACGCCAGAACAGCTGCGTGATCCGAATTATTTTCCGGGTCTTGGGCGTGGCATACCGCTGGGCATCCAGCACGTTCTGGCGATGTTCGTCTCGAACGTGACGCCAGCAATCATCGTGGCGGGGGCGGCGGGTTTCGGCTTTGGCTCGAACTCGCCCGATTTCCCCGAACTGTTGTATCTGATCCAGATGTCGATGCTGTTCGCGGGCATCGCGACGCTTTTGCAGACCATCACCGTCGGACCCGTGGGCGCAGCGCTGCCCATTGTGCAAGGGACGTCATTCGCCTTCCTTCCGATCATGATTCCGCTGGTTGCGGGCAAGGGGATCGACGGCTTGTCGGCTCTCTTTGCCGGTGTCATCATCGGCGGCATCTTTCACGCCTGCCTTGGCACCGTGATCGGCAAGATCCGCTTTGCCCTGCCGCCTCTGGTGACGGGGCTTGTCGTGACGATGATCGGCCTCGCTCTGGTTCAGGTGGGCATCCAATATGCGGCTGGCGGCGTTCCGGCCAAGATGTCGGGCGCGGCTGAATACGGTTCCTTGCTGAATTGGTCAGCAGCGCTGGTGGTGATCGCGGTCACGCTGGTGCTGAAATTCTTTGCGCGCGGGATGCTGTCGGTTTCAGCTGTCCTGCTGGGCTTGCTGGTCGGTTATGGTTACGCGCTGCTGGTCGGTATCCTCGATTTCGGCGCGATCGGTACGTCATGGAACGGCGCGGCGGCTTTCGCCCTGCCGCAGCCCTTCAAATACGGGTTCGAGTTCAGCGCGGCGGCGATCATCGGCTTTTGCCTGATGGCCTTCGTGTCGGCGGTGGAAACCGTCGGTGACGTTTCGGGCATTACCAAGGGCGGCGCAGGCCGCGAAGCGACGGACGCGGAAATTACCGGCGCGACCTATGCCGACGGCATCGGCACCGCGCTGGCGGGATGCTTCGGCGCCTTTCCCAACACATCCTTTAGCCAGAACGTCGGCCTTATCGCCATGACCGGCGTGATGAGCCGCCATGTCGTGACCTGCGGCGCTGTGTTCCTGATTATCTGCGGCCTTGTCCCCAAGGTTGGCGCGGTCATCCGCACCGTGCCGATCGAGGTGCTGGGCGGCGGCGTGATCGTCATGTTCGGCATGGTCGTGGCTGCCGGCATCTCGATGCTGTCGGATGTGGACTGGAACCGGCGCAACATGGTGATCTTTGCCATCGCGCTCAGCGTCGGCCTTGGTTTGCAGCTTGAGCCTGACGCGGTCATGCACCTGCCCGACACGGCGCGCATTCTCATCACGTCGGGTCTTCTGCCGGCGGCGTTCATCGCCATCGTGCTGAACCTTGCCCTGCCCGAAGAACTGGCCGACGAGGCGACCGAAGAGGTTTCGGGCGGCTGGTCGGGCCATGGTCACGGCTCCTTGCCAAAGGACGATCGCGGCTGA
- a CDS encoding ureidoglycolate lyase, whose amino-acid sequence MSNILKTTPLNAADFARYGDVIELQETPTKLINQGMCGRHHDLAKLDFADGRAGISLFDAKPRHLPHTVDMVERHPEGSQAFIPVTPVPFLVVVADDEGGTPINPRAFVTKPGQSINLHRGVWHGVLAPIEAPGTFAVVDRIGDGANLEEHWFDAPYVVESIT is encoded by the coding sequence ATGAGCAACATATTGAAAACCACCCCGCTGAATGCCGCGGACTTCGCCCGTTATGGCGACGTGATCGAGTTGCAGGAGACCCCGACCAAGCTGATCAATCAGGGTATGTGCGGACGCCATCACGATCTGGCGAAACTCGATTTCGCGGATGGGCGCGCAGGTATCAGTCTGTTTGATGCCAAGCCGCGGCATCTGCCCCACACGGTCGACATGGTCGAACGTCACCCCGAGGGCAGCCAAGCCTTCATCCCGGTGACGCCGGTGCCGTTTCTGGTGGTCGTGGCGGATGACGAGGGCGGCACGCCGATCAATCCGCGTGCCTTCGTGACGAAGCCCGGCCAGTCGATCAACCTGCATCGCGGCGTCTGGCACGGCGTTCTGGCCCCGATCGAGGCGCCCGGCACCTTTGCCGTGGTCGACCGCATCGGTGACGGCGCAAATCTGGAAGAACACTGGTTCGACGCGCCTTACGTCGTCGAATCCATCACATAG
- the puuE gene encoding allantoinase PuuE, whose product MNRYARDMRGYGPATPDPKWPNGAKIAVQFVINYEEGGENNILHGDAASEAFLSEIVGAAPWPGQRHWNMESIYEYGARAGFWRLHRLFTEKDIPVTVYGVATALARSPEQVRAMQAADWEIASHGLKWIEYKDATPEAERADMLEAIRLHTEVTGMRPRGWYTGRCSENTVAQAAEEGGFDYVADVYADDLPYWVHAAGRDQLVVPYTLDCNDMRFATPQGFNSGDQFFSYLKDSFDALYAEGEDGHAKMLSIGLHCRLIGRPGRVMALRRFMEYAQEKQGVWFARRIDIAHHWQQHHPVQHYARPSQMSREEFVAAYGSIFEHSPWIAERAHDLELGPAHDSAAGLHHALCRMFRSATREERLGVLTAHPDLAGKLASAGKLTAESTSEQAGAGLDLLTDEERAMFQKLNGEYVEKHGFPFIIAVRDNTKASIEEAFRRRIHNDSETEFAEACKQVERIGEWRLKDALPT is encoded by the coding sequence ATGAATCGTTATGCCCGCGACATGCGTGGATATGGTCCCGCGACGCCCGATCCCAAGTGGCCAAATGGCGCGAAGATCGCCGTTCAGTTCGTCATAAACTACGAAGAAGGCGGGGAAAACAACATCCTGCACGGTGACGCTGCGTCAGAGGCGTTCCTGTCCGAGATCGTGGGCGCCGCGCCCTGGCCGGGCCAGCGTCACTGGAACATGGAATCAATCTATGAATACGGGGCACGCGCCGGATTCTGGCGTCTGCACCGTCTTTTCACGGAAAAGGACATTCCGGTGACGGTCTATGGTGTCGCCACCGCGCTGGCCCGCAGCCCTGAACAGGTGCGCGCCATGCAGGCCGCCGATTGGGAAATCGCCAGCCACGGCCTGAAATGGATCGAATACAAGGACGCCACCCCCGAGGCCGAGCGCGCCGACATGCTGGAGGCGATTCGCCTGCATACCGAGGTGACGGGGATGCGCCCCCGTGGCTGGTATACTGGCCGTTGCTCGGAAAATACCGTGGCTCAGGCCGCCGAAGAGGGCGGTTTCGACTATGTCGCGGACGTTTATGCCGACGATCTGCCCTATTGGGTGCATGCCGCCGGGCGCGATCAGCTGGTCGTCCCCTATACGCTGGATTGCAACGACATGCGGTTTGCCACTCCGCAGGGGTTCAATTCGGGCGACCAGTTCTTCAGCTACCTCAAGGACAGCTTTGATGCGCTTTATGCCGAGGGTGAGGATGGTCATGCCAAGATGCTGTCGATCGGCCTGCATTGCCGCCTGATCGGACGCCCCGGACGCGTCATGGCGCTACGCCGATTCATGGAATACGCTCAGGAAAAGCAGGGCGTCTGGTTCGCGCGGCGCATCGACATTGCCCATCACTGGCAGCAGCATCACCCGGTGCAGCATTATGCGCGCCCCTCGCAGATGAGCCGCGAGGAGTTCGTCGCCGCCTATGGCAGCATTTTCGAGCATTCCCCATGGATCGCCGAGCGCGCCCATGATCTGGAGCTTGGTCCCGCGCATGACAGCGCGGCCGGCCTGCATCACGCGCTCTGCCGCATGTTCCGTAGCGCCACCCGCGAAGAGCGGCTGGGCGTTCTGACCGCGCACCCCGATCTGGCCGGGAAGCTGGCCTCGGCGGGCAAGCTGACGGCGGAAAGCACGTCGGAACAGGCGGGCGCCGGGCTGGACCTGCTGACCGACGAGGAACGCGCGATGTTTCAGAAACTGAATGGCGAATATGTCGAAAAACACGGCTTTCCCTTCATCATCGCGGTGCGCGACAACACCAAAGCATCGATAGAAGAGGCGTTCCGCCGCCGGATCCACAACGACAGCGAGACCGAATTCGCGGAGGCCTGCAAACAGGTCGAGCGGATCGGCGAATGGCGCCTGAAGGACGCACTGCCCACATGA
- the uraH gene encoding hydroxyisourate hydrolase — MAGYLTTHVLDTARGCPAEGLKIELFRIEGDSRTHLKTLTTNDDGRTDEQILPADQFATGTYELVFHAGDYLTATGTPPEEPRFLDVVPLRFGMSEASHYHVPLLLSPFGYSTYRGS; from the coding sequence ATGGCAGGTTACTTGACGACACATGTTCTGGACACCGCGCGCGGTTGCCCCGCCGAAGGGCTGAAGATCGAGCTTTTCCGCATCGAGGGCGACAGCCGCACCCATCTCAAGACGCTGACCACCAACGACGACGGGCGCACGGATGAACAGATCCTGCCCGCCGACCAGTTCGCCACCGGTACCTACGAACTGGTGTTTCACGCCGGTGACTACCTGACCGCCACCGGAACGCCGCCCGAAGAGCCGCGCTTTCTGGACGTGGTGCCGCTGCGCTTTGGCATGTCCGAGGCCAGCCATTATCATGTGCCGCTGCTGTTGTCGCCGTTCGGGTATTCCACCTATCGCGGTAGCTAA
- a CDS encoding LysR family transcriptional regulator has translation MAYLDNIRTFVRVYELGNMSAAARDQRISAAVASARIAHLEEHLNIRLFQRTTRMLNPTEQGTVFYAGACRILEAVDEAESEMSSITQSPRGTLHVAAPLGLGQRLIAPAMPLFKAEYPLIDLRLRLSDRKIDIAAEGLDAAFFLGLPEDSTMRIRKIADCPRVLCAAPSYIARKGMPETSASLKADAHDCLNLRYPGAPEFQWPLQTPDGIKRITVTGPFECDHGDVLTNWALDGHGIILKSFFEVADHLKAGRLVKVLEEEPPLPVQMGCLYTHRRKQDPKARLLIDFMVRHINAALPKGG, from the coding sequence ATGGCGTATCTGGACAATATCCGCACTTTCGTCAGGGTCTACGAGCTTGGCAACATGTCCGCGGCCGCGCGCGATCAGCGAATTTCGGCTGCCGTCGCGTCAGCGCGCATCGCCCACCTTGAGGAACATCTGAACATCCGCCTGTTTCAGCGCACCACCCGCATGCTGAACCCGACCGAGCAGGGGACGGTCTTTTATGCAGGCGCCTGCCGCATTCTCGAAGCGGTGGACGAGGCCGAAAGCGAGATGTCCAGCATCACGCAATCGCCGCGCGGAACGCTGCATGTCGCCGCACCACTGGGCCTGGGTCAGCGGCTGATCGCGCCGGCGATGCCGCTGTTCAAGGCTGAATACCCGCTGATAGATCTGCGGCTGCGGCTATCGGACCGCAAGATCGACATCGCTGCCGAAGGGCTGGACGCCGCGTTCTTTCTGGGTCTTCCCGAAGATTCCACCATGCGCATCCGCAAGATCGCGGATTGCCCGCGCGTTTTGTGCGCGGCGCCGTCCTATATCGCGCGCAAGGGGATGCCCGAAACCAGCGCCAGCCTGAAGGCCGACGCGCATGACTGTCTGAACCTGCGTTATCCCGGCGCCCCGGAATTCCAGTGGCCCTTGCAGACGCCCGACGGGATCAAGCGCATTACCGTGACTGGCCCGTTCGAATGCGACCATGGCGACGTTCTGACCAACTGGGCGCTGGACGGCCACGGGATCATCCTGAAGTCGTTTTTCGAGGTGGCCGATCACCTCAAGGCGGGCCGTCTCGTCAAGGTGCTGGAAGAAGAACCGCCGCTGCCGGTGCAGATGGGGTGCCTCTACACACACCGGCGCAAGCAGGACCCGAAGGCGCGGCTATTGATCGATTTCATGGTGCGCCACATCAACGCCGCGCTGCCCAAAGGCGGCTGA
- a CDS encoding urate hydroxylase PuuD, with protein sequence MYDLAIMWDWLAFAVRWLHVITAIAWIGSSFYFVALDLGLRKVPHLPVGAHGEEWQVHGGGFYHIQKYLVAPENMPDHLTWFKWESYATWLSGAAMLMIVYWVGAELYLIDPSKADLSTFQAILISAASLSIGWLIYDFLCKSGLGEKPTFLMVLLFVLLVAMAWGYNQIFTGRAALLHLGAFTATIMTANVFFIIMPNQRIVVKDLQEGRKPDPKYGKIAKLRSTHNNYLTLPVLFLMLSNHYPLAFATEYNWLIAALVFLMGVTIRHYFNTMHARGKSPTWTWAATAALFIAIMWLSTAPLMQDSYEASEERALNPIEQVFASAEGFDEVTNIVPGRCAMCHAREPFWDGIRRAPKDVLLETPADIARAARQIYLQAGVTHAMPPANVSYMEEEERQKIVEWFRNAGKDLPFYVALR encoded by the coding sequence ATGTATGATCTGGCAATAATGTGGGACTGGCTGGCCTTTGCGGTGCGCTGGCTGCATGTCATCACGGCCATCGCGTGGATCGGCTCGTCCTTCTATTTCGTGGCACTCGATCTGGGCCTGCGCAAGGTGCCGCACCTGCCCGTCGGCGCACATGGCGAGGAATGGCAGGTTCACGGCGGCGGGTTCTACCACATCCAGAAATATCTGGTCGCACCGGAAAACATGCCGGATCATCTGACGTGGTTCAAATGGGAGAGCTACGCAACGTGGCTGTCCGGTGCGGCGATGCTGATGATCGTCTACTGGGTCGGCGCCGAGCTATATCTAATCGATCCGTCCAAGGCCGACCTTTCGACCTTTCAGGCAATCCTGATCTCTGCCGCATCGCTCAGTATCGGCTGGCTGATCTATGACTTCCTTTGCAAATCGGGTCTGGGCGAAAAGCCGACCTTCCTGATGGTGCTGCTGTTCGTACTGCTGGTGGCGATGGCATGGGGGTATAACCAGATTTTTACCGGGCGCGCCGCACTGCTGCATCTGGGTGCCTTCACCGCCACGATCATGACGGCCAACGTGTTCTTCATCATCATGCCGAACCAGCGTATCGTGGTCAAAGACCTTCAGGAAGGCCGCAAGCCCGACCCCAAATATGGCAAGATCGCCAAGCTGCGCTCGACCCACAACAACTATCTGACGCTGCCGGTGCTGTTCCTGATGCTCAGCAACCACTATCCGCTGGCCTTCGCCACCGAATATAACTGGCTGATCGCGGCACTGGTGTTCCTGATGGGCGTGACGATCCGGCACTATTTCAACACGATGCACGCACGCGGCAAAAGCCCGACCTGGACATGGGCGGCGACCGCGGCACTGTTCATCGCGATCATGTGGCTCAGCACCGCGCCGCTGATGCAGGACAGCTATGAAGCCTCCGAAGAGCGCGCGCTCAACCCGATTGAGCAGGTTTTCGCATCCGCCGAGGGGTTCGACGAGGTGACGAACATCGTGCCGGGCCGCTGCGCCATGTGCCACGCGCGCGAGCCCTTCTGGGACGGCATCCGCCGCGCCCCCAAGGACGTGCTGCTGGAAACCCCCGCCGACATCGCCCGCGCGGCGCGCCAGATCTATCTTCAGGCCGGCGTGACCCATGCAATGCCGCCAGCCAATGTGTCCTACATGGAAGAAGAAGAGCGCCAGAAGATCGTCGAGTGGTTCAGGAACGCGGGCAAGGATCTGCCATTCTACGTGGCCTTGCGGTAA
- a CDS encoding malate synthase G, which translates to MPRATRHTLDIDAQLVEFIEERALPGTGIYPAMFWSALAGLADDFGPRHAALLNRRADLQARIDAWHRARPGRQGTGPQYRAMLSKIGYLVPEGADFQIETRDLDPEICAVPGPQLVVPSTNARFALNAANARWSSLYDALYGTDALGSVPVGGSFDAARGRQVIGWARDFLDEAAPLESASHHDVTRYRVTDGALCAEIGADVAQLADSAQFCGYGGDVETPDMIVLRNNGLHILLDIDAAHTVGRLDRAHVADMRLESALSAIIDLEDSVAVVDGADKAIAYGTWLGLMRGDLEERFVKGGREVARRLSDDIAYTGADGRTAELKGRALLFVRNVGHLMTTPAVRDASGAEIPEGILDALTTVAIALHDINGARANSPAGSVYIVKPKMHGPDEVALADTLFAAVEDALGLARNTVKLGIMDEERRTSANLKECIRAAKGRVAFVNTGFLDRTGDEIHTSIAAGPMLRKDDMKQAPWLAAYEARNVEIALAAGFQGRAQIGKGMWAVPDNMAEMLESKIAHPLAGANCAWVPSPTAATLHATHYHRVDVIAQQNAIVQTDRNDSLAALLTPPLAESGDWSADQIAAELDNNVQGILGYVVRWVDNGIGCSKVPDIDDVGQMEDRATCRISAQHVANWLRHGIVTRDDVEAALARMAAVVDRQNADDPSYLPMAGGDSLAFHAAADLIFEGAGQPSGYTEPLLHAYRLTRKETTGKLRRAAS; encoded by the coding sequence ATGCCCAGAGCCACCCGACACACCCTAGACATCGACGCGCAGCTCGTTGAGTTCATTGAAGAGCGGGCCTTGCCCGGCACCGGTATCTATCCCGCCATGTTCTGGTCGGCTCTGGCCGGGCTGGCAGATGATTTCGGTCCGCGCCACGCCGCGCTTTTGAACCGGCGCGCGGATTTGCAGGCGCGCATCGACGCTTGGCACCGCGCCCGACCAGGCAGGCAGGGGACGGGGCCGCAATATCGCGCTATGCTGTCCAAGATCGGATATCTGGTGCCAGAAGGCGCGGATTTTCAGATCGAAACCCGCGATCTCGACCCCGAGATTTGCGCAGTGCCGGGGCCGCAACTGGTGGTGCCGTCGACGAATGCGCGCTTTGCGCTCAACGCAGCGAATGCGCGCTGGAGCAGTCTTTACGACGCGCTTTACGGCACCGATGCGCTGGGAAGTGTCCCGGTAGGGGGCAGCTTCGACGCCGCGCGCGGGCGTCAGGTAATCGGCTGGGCGCGCGATTTTCTGGACGAGGCCGCGCCGCTGGAAAGTGCGTCGCACCACGATGTCACGCGCTACCGCGTGACAGATGGTGCGCTTTGCGCCGAGATTGGCGCCGACGTGGCGCAGCTGGCCGACTCTGCGCAATTTTGCGGGTATGGTGGCGACGTCGAGACGCCGGATATGATCGTCCTGCGCAACAACGGTTTGCATATCCTGCTGGACATCGACGCCGCGCATACGGTCGGGCGTCTTGATCGTGCGCATGTCGCGGATATGCGTCTGGAATCCGCGCTGAGCGCGATCATCGACCTCGAAGACAGCGTCGCGGTGGTCGATGGCGCGGACAAGGCGATCGCATACGGCACCTGGCTTGGCCTCATGCGCGGCGATCTGGAAGAACGGTTCGTCAAGGGCGGGCGCGAGGTGGCGCGCCGTTTGTCGGACGACATCGCCTATACTGGCGCGGATGGGCGGACCGCCGAACTGAAGGGCCGCGCGCTGCTGTTCGTGCGAAATGTCGGACATCTGATGACGACGCCTGCCGTACGCGACGCCAGCGGCGCCGAGATTCCCGAGGGGATACTGGACGCACTGACGACGGTGGCCATCGCGCTGCACGATATCAACGGCGCGCGTGCCAACTCGCCCGCCGGATCGGTCTATATCGTCAAGCCCAAGATGCACGGCCCCGACGAGGTGGCGCTGGCCGACACCCTCTTTGCTGCGGTCGAAGACGCGCTGGGGCTGGCGCGCAACACCGTCAAGCTGGGCATCATGGACGAAGAGCGGCGTACCAGTGCCAACCTCAAGGAGTGCATCCGCGCCGCCAAAGGCCGGGTCGCCTTCGTCAACACTGGCTTTCTCGACCGGACGGGGGACGAAATCCACACCTCGATCGCGGCCGGGCCGATGCTGCGCAAAGATGACATGAAGCAAGCGCCGTGGTTGGCCGCCTACGAGGCCCGCAATGTCGAGATCGCGCTGGCGGCCGGGTTTCAGGGCCGCGCACAGATCGGCAAGGGGATGTGGGCGGTGCCGGATAACATGGCCGAGATGCTGGAAAGCAAAATCGCCCATCCGCTGGCCGGCGCGAATTGCGCATGGGTGCCGTCGCCCACGGCCGCGACGCTGCACGCGACGCATTATCACCGCGTCGACGTGATCGCGCAGCAGAACGCTATCGTGCAGACCGATCGGAATGACAGCCTTGCCGCGCTGTTGACGCCTCCGCTTGCCGAAAGCGGGGACTGGAGCGCGGACCAGATCGCTGCCGAACTGGACAACAACGTGCAGGGCATTTTGGGCTATGTCGTGCGTTGGGTCGATAATGGTATCGGCTGCTCCAAGGTGCCGGACATCGACGATGTCGGCCAGATGGAGGATCGCGCGACCTGCCGGATCAGCGCGCAGCATGTCGCGAACTGGCTGCGGCACGGCATCGTCACACGCGACGACGTCGAGGCGGCGCTGGCGCGCATGGCGGCTGTGGTTGATCGGCAGAACGCGGACGATCCGTCGTATCTCCCGATGGCGGGTGGTGATTCCCTGGCCTTCCACGCGGCGGCAGATCTGATTTTCGAAGGGGCCGGGCAGCCCTCGGGCTATACCGAGCCACTGCTTCACGCCTACCGGCTGACGCGGAAGGAAACGACTGGCAAACTGCGGCGCGCCGCCTCCTGA